The segment GATCTGGCCAACTTCATCAAGCGCGAAGAGGAACGCCTGCGCCGCGAAGTCGCCACGTTGAGACTGCGGCGACGACGACTGCTCAGCTCGGTCGAAGGCCGACGGCAGGAGCTGACAAAAGCGTCCGACTGATGCCTTGACGTCGTATTACGATACGATGATCGCCTTGCAGTTTCGCTATAGACAGCAAGACAGACTTTCCGTACGATGCCAGACGCTTGCCGTCTGGTAGGCGGACGTGGGAGTCGGGTGTTGCGAAGAGTGGAGGATCAACCGTGGGCGACGACCTGGAACGGGTCCGCAGTACATTGCAGAACGCGCGTCAGACGCGGATGTCTCGGCGTGGCTTTCTGGGGAAATCAATCATTGGCGCGGCAGGGCTGACCGTCCTCGGTGGCCTGTTGGCGGCTTGCGGCGGTGACGACGAGGAGACACCGGCAGCGGCAACCAGCACGACCGCACCGGAGTCCGGCGCCGAGCCGACATCCACTGAGGCTGCTGCTGAAGAGAGCCCAACAGAAGCTCCCGAGGCGACGGAAGCAACCGAAGAGGGAAGCCCCGAAGCCGAAGCGACCGAGCCGGGATCACCGGAGGCCGGTGGCGGCACGCGCATCGACGGTGGCGACCGGCTGATGGGCAAGGATATTGAGGAGCCGGGGCAAACCGGCGGAACGCTGATTCAGGCTGATAGCCTCGATATCCGCACGCTGAACCCGATCCTGCAGAACGACGTGCCGTCGGGCAACGTCATTTCACTCATCCTCGAGAGCATGATCGAAACCAATCCGGATTCGCTGGAGCCGACTGGCAACCTGGCTGTCTCCTGGGAGGTGAACGAGGACGCCTCGGAATGGACGTTCTATCTGCGCGATGGCGTGACCTGGCACGACGGCGAGCCATTCACCGGACAAGACGTCAAGATGACGTACGACCTGTTCATGAACCCGGACAGCGGCTCGAACCAGACATCGACGTTGACCTCGAAGATCGACACTGTCGAGCTGATTGATGACTTCACAGTTCACTTCAAGCTGAAGCTGCCAGTCGTTGACTTCCCGATCGACTCGGGCAGCTTCCGCATTCTGGCAAACCACGTCTGGGGCGACATTGAGCCTTCCCAGGTTCAGCAGGATCCAGGCTCGACCGGCAACGATCCGTCGCGGGTCGTTGGCACTGGGCCGTTCAAGTTCAAGGAGTGGATCACCAGCGACCACGTGACGCTGGAGCGCAACGACGACTACTGGGATGGTGCCCCGGCGCTCGACGAGTTCATCTACAAGATCGTGCCGGATACGGCATCCGCCATTCAGCAGCTGAAGACGGGCGAAGTTGATGTCTATGTCGGTGTCGAAGGATCGCAGGTTGCGGACTTCGAGAACACCGATGTGAACATCGAGGTCTACCCGCAGCTGAGCTTCACGTTCTACGGCACGAACATGGACGAGTCGATCACGACGAAGTTCGTGGACGCAAAGGTGCGTCAGGCGCTGATGTATGCGCTCGATCGCCAGGCGATCGTCGACAACATCTACTTCGGTTACGGCGAGGTCGCCATCGGAACGCTGCCAACCGCATCGTGGGCGGCGAACCCGGAGGGCATCGAGCCGGACCTGCGCTACGACTACGACCCGGACAAGGCCAACGCCCTACTGGACGAGGCCGGCTGGATGGCCGGGAGCGATGGCGTCCGCGAGAAGGACGGCCAGCGCATGTCGTTCGACATGTATGGCATCTCCGGCAACAACATCGCCGTGCAGTCGTTGCAGGCGATGCAGGAGTACTGGAAGGCTGTTGGCGTCGAGATGACGCCGCAACCGGAGCCGTTCCAGCAACTCGTCTCGCGCATCACCGAGACGTTTGACTTCGAGATCTTCCTCGTCGGATTCAGCTGGGATGCGACGCCGGATCAGTCGGCGATGTGGGCCTGCGATTCGTACAAGGCGGGCTTCAACATGGTCAAGTACTGCAACCCGGAGGTGGATGATCTGCTGAAGCAGGCGGCGGCAGAGCCGGACAAGCAGAAGCGCATCGAGCTCTACACCGAGTTCCAGAACAAGCTGCTTGTCGACATCCCGATGGGTGTGACGGTGTTCAGCCAGGGCATCACCGGCGTCAACAAGCGCGTGCACAACTTCTTCCCGAGCCAGCAGAACACCCGGTTCAACGCTGAGACCTGGTGGGTCGAGCAGTAGGAGCTCGGCGCTTCAGATGGGATCAACGAGGGCGGCCAGATGGCCGCCCTCGTTCGTTGTCTGCCGGGGCAGATGTTACGGGCTAATCGTGGGGTTCCTGCCACTCGATTGCTTGCTCGACGGTGGCGACTGCCTGGATCAGCTCCCAGACGACTGCGTTCTGGCTACGCCGCAGTTCGTTGAGCAGCACCTGTCTCGCGTCAGCATCGGCGTCCGGAAGCTGCAAGGCACTGGCGAGCGCCGGGAGTGTGGCGATGGCGCGGGCAGGATCCTGGCGGAAGCGCCCGTCCTGCGTGTAGCCGAGCGTGACGAGAATGCGAGCGATGTCAACCTGGGCATCGTTGGCGGCAGTGCGCCGGTCTTTATCGTCGCCGATTGTCGTGAACATCTCGTACATCTCGTCGAGCGCATCACGCAACGCTTCGAGCGCGTCCTGCGTCGGCTCCAGATCAATGTCGTGTCCGGCAGCGTCCTGATAACGGGAGACGGCGGCGCGTAGCTCGTCGACGGTCGCGCGGTAGTCGAAAGGCAGAACTGGCGCATTGACCGTGCGGACGATGGCGGTGGCGTAGACACGCATGTCGCGGAGCAGGTTGTCACGGTCGGCGACGTCGAGCGTGTCGTCTTCGGTGTGCCAGGCGATGTTGCCGCCGCAGCCACCAACCGGGTAGTAGCCCTTCTCGGCGACGAGGTCCTGCGGCATGGTCGAGGAGAGCATGAAGTAGGTCGTGACGCCGAGGTTGTTGAACGAGCAGTCTCCGGCGCGCAGGACGTGGCCCTCGCCGGAGGAGTCCAGGCCGGTGACGTCGCGGATGACCGACTGCGCGAAATCGCCCGCCTCGCTCATCCACGACACGTTTTCGTAGACCGACGCCCAACGGCAGCCGGGAGAGTCGCAGTTCACGTGGGCAATGCAATGCTGCAGGATGTCGTGCGCGTACTCTTCGGCGTACCAGGTTGAGCCGGCGTAACGGCCGTGCGAGTGGCCGCTCCACCAGGCTACGCGGATCGCGCGGTCCAGCTTGTCGCTATGGTTGCTGAAGACACGAGCCAGCTCCAGCAGGGTCGCGTCGCCGGTGGCGTTGTCGCCGACGCCGACGTGCCACGAGTCTATGTGGCCGTGAAAGAGCAGAAAGTCGTCGGACTCGTTGCGTCCGGGGATCTCAGCGACGACGACCGGGATCTGCCGCCAGCTGGTGTCGGTCTGGTTGGAGAACGCGACGCGTACCGGGCCACTCGCGAGCATGTCTATGAGCGCCTGCCCGTCCGGGCGGTTGATCGCCAGGATCGGGACCGGCGGCGTGCGATCGGTCGAGGTGAGGTCGGGTGAACCCCAGCTCGTCGTCGTAATGCCTTCGTGGATGCGCTCGCCCGGATTGATGAACAGCGCGGCGACTGCGCCAGACCCGGCGAGATCAAATCCGCGCGCGGCTATCCCGAGTCCCTCGGTCATGACGATCTTACCGCGCAGGTCCTGGCCGGCAGCGGTGCGCTGGTCGGAGAACAGCTCGTTGATTCCTGCCGCCTGGGAGCCGGGGATGTAGACGAGTTCGGCCTCGACTTCTTCGCCGGCGGTCGTCGGCGAGAAAGAAGGCGTTTTGACGGTGAAGCTGCGTCCGGCAGGCCCAATAGTCCGCAGGGTCGCCGGGCCGGGCAGACTGATCAGGCAGGTCGGGTGGTGGACCGCGTGCTCGATTCCCCAATCGGTGAGGCGGGTTGTGATGTAGTCCACCGCGCGCGCCTCGTCGTCGGAGCCGGAAAGGCGCGTGAGCGTGCTGAATTGCTCGACGAGCGCCCAGGGCTCATCAAGCGAAATGTCGGCCAGGATGGCAGCCTCGGTGGCAGGGTCACGCCAGGCAGGGTCCATGTGCTCTTCCTCCGGATGTGGGACGGATAGATGGCGTCATTGTACGCGGACACGCTGACACCTGGGCTGCAGCCGTGCGCGACACACACACGGCTGCAGCTCGGACTGATCAGGAATCTCGCGTTTCCACGTCCGGATCCAGGTAGCGGTCGAACCAGCCGACCAGTCGCTGGAGCAGGTCAAGCTCGAAGGCGCGCTCGTGGAAGGCGTGCCCTTGACGCGGGTACGAGGCCATTTCGGCATCGGTGCCGCTCGCCTTGACCGAGTGATAGAGCTCGGTGCCCTGCGTCACCGGTACGCGCACGTCGGCCTGTCCGTGCAGAACCAGCGTCGGCGTGGTGCCCTTGCCGGCATAGCGCAGCGGGGAGTGGAACCATGGGCGATCCGGGTCGGCATTCACCACGCCGACATCCCACTCATCGTACGGGCGGATGTCGGTCGTGCCGATCTTGGAGACCCAGTTCGTGCAGGCAGCCCCCGCGACGGACGCCTTGAAGCGGTCGGTATGACCGATCGCCCAGGCTGCCATGAATCCGCCGAACGACCAGCCGCAGATGCCGAGTCGATCCGGGTCGGCGACTCCGCGTTCGATGAGCATGTCGATGCCGGTCATGATGTCATCGAAGTCACCACCGCCGAAATCGAAGCGATTGATGCCGGTAAACGCGCGACCGCGCCCAGTGCTGCCGCGCGGGTTTGGCATGAAGACGGCATAGCCTGCGGCGGTCAGGATCTGGCCCCAGTCGTGCCAGGTGCCGTGGAACCAGTTACCCCACTGCCAGGTCGGGCCACCATGAATCGCCGCGACCAACGGGTAACAGGCATTGAGATCGCTACCCGGCGGTAGCATCAGCCAGCCGTGGATGACCATACCGTCACTCGCCATCCACTCAATCGACTCCATGTCGGACAGATCAACGCCACGGATCTGCGGGTTCAGGTCGGTCAGGCAGACGAGATCACCACCGAGCGGACCGGCGTATATGTTGGCCGGATGATCGGGGAACGCCCCGGCGACGGCGATCATGCCGTTTCGGACATCCCAGCCGGCACGCGCTTCTACCCAGGCGTCAGCGAGCGCTGGGCCCAACGAGAGCTGCTCCCATTCCGGGCTGTCGGCTACGCCGCGATCAATACGGGTGCGCTGGATCTCGACGGAGTGAACGAGCAGGTCGTCACCAACGAAGAGCGCGGCATTCGGGGTCATGTCGCGGTCGTCGATGATGGTGACAGCGCCGGACGCGACGTCGACGACGATGACGTTGGTTGCGTCACGCTGGGATACCTGTGCCCCGATCACGGCGATGCGGCGACCATCGTCAGACCAGAGCGGCGTGCCGGGGAAGCTGCACAGGCGCAGCAGCTCGCGCTGCCCGGTGCCATCGACGGCGCAGACAACGAGGCGGACATTGTCCCAGGCGTCGGCCAGCGCGTCAGTGTCGGAGATCAGCGCGGCGATCGTCGCGCCATCAGGCGACCAGGCGAAGCCCCAGACATGGCAATCGCGCGGCCCAATGACCTCGGGCGGCCCGCCGGTGACGGGAACCTGTGCGAGTCCGCGAGGGCGTGCGAGCGTGCTTTCGAGGCGAATCTCCTGCGGCAGGTCAGGCTCGCCGGCCAGCGCCTTGCGTCGAGCGGTGAACGCGATTGAGCGGCCATCCGGGGCGAACGTCGGGCTGGAAACGCCGCCATCGATCTGAGTCAGGCCGAGTGGTTCACCACCGCCGACCGGGACAACGTGTAGTTGCTGCGTGCCCTGCTGAGCACGATCGGACAGGAACGCGACGTTCGAGCCGTCAGGCGACCAGGTTGCGGCCGTGTTGTTGTGGTTGCTGCCGGTGAGCGCACGCGGGAAGCCTGAGCCATCTGCGGGGACGACGAAGATCGTGCTGGTGCGGGCAGATGTGCGGTGGCCGATCGGCTCGACGCGATAGAGAACGTGGCTGCCGTCCGGCGACAGCCTGATCTCGGACGGGACACGCAGGTCGACGGCCATTTCTGGAGTGTAGGGTCTGGACATGCAATCTCCATTCTGGGGTGCGGTCGGCATGGGTTGGGCGAACAGATGCGCCGTGTCTGACTATCAAAGGCAGTCAGACACGGCGTTGGACGGTACGGGTCAATCCTGCGTTGGACCGAGGTAGCGCTCAAACCAGCCGACGAGGCGCTGGAGCAGGTCAAGCTCGAAGGCGCGCTCGAAGGCGTGGCCCTGGCGCGGGTAGGAGACCATTTCGGTATCGACCCCGGCGGCCCGGAGCGCGTTGTAGAACTCGGTTCCCTGCGTCACCGGGACACGCACATCCGCCTGACCATGCACGATCAGCGTTGGTGTGGTGGCGTTGCGGGCGTAACGGATCGGCGATCGCTCCCATGGGCGGTCCGGATCCTCGTTTACGGCACCGAGGTTCCACTCATTGAACGGTCGAATATCGGTCGTGCCGATCTTGGAGACCCAGTTCGTGCAGGCCGCGCCGGCGATGGCGGCCTTGAAGCGGTCGGTATGGCCGACGGTCCAGGCGGTCATGAATCCGCCGAACGACCAGCCGCAGATGCCGAGTCGATCCGGATCGGCGACGCCGCGCTCGATGAGCATATCGACGCCGGTCATGATGTCCTCGAAGTCACCACCGCCGAAGTCATAGCGATTCGCGCCGGTGAATGCGCCGCCACGTCCGGTGCTGCCGCGCGGGTTGGGCATGAAGACGGCGTAGCCGTGCGGCACAAGGACCTGACCCCAGTCGTGCCAGGTGCCATGGAACCAGTTACCCCACTGGGCCGATGGACCGCCGTGGATGACGGAGATGAGCGGCAGCGGGCCGGAGCTCGCGTCGTGGTCTGGCGGCAGCATCAGCCAGCCGTAGACTACGGTGCCGTCGGTCGACTTCCACTCGAGCGGCTCCATGCCGACCAGATCGACGTCGCGCAGTTGCGGGTTCAGGTCGGTCAGGCGCTTGGCTGCGCCACCGAGGGCACCGGCGTAAACGTTCATCGGATGGTCAGCGAAGGCTGCGGCCACGGCAATACGTCCTGCGCGCACATCCCAGCCACCACGCATATCGACCCAGGCTTCGGAAAGCTCCGCGCCGAGATCGACCGACTCCCACTCCTCGCCACCCGGATCAACGCGATCGACACGGGTGCGCTGCGTCTCGACTGAGTGGACGACGAGATCGTCTCCGGCGAACGCGACGGCGTTCGGTGACATGCCGCGGTCGTCGAGAACGGTCACGTCGCCAGTGGCAACTTCGACGATGTAGACATTGCGCGAATCATGGTTTTCGGCGACCGAGCCGACGGCGGCGAGATAGCGCCCGTCCTCGGACCAGATCGGTGGAGCCGGAAAACCGGTCAGGCGCAGCAGCTCGCGCTCGTCAGAGCCATCGACGTTGGTGACGACAAGCCGGACGTTGTCCCACGAGTCGGCCAGATTCTCGGTGTCGGAGATGAACGCGGCGATCGTCTGGCCATCCGGCGACCACGCGTAGCCCCAGACGTGTCCCTCGCGCGGACCGATCGTTGTGTGCGGGCCGCCGGTCGGGGCGACGCGGGCGATGCCGTGGGGCCGCCATACTTCGCTGGCGACGCGGATCTCCTTGCGCGGATCGTCTTCTCCGGCCAGCGCCTTGCGGCGCGCGGTGAAGGCGATCGATGCGCCATCGGGAGCAAACGCAACGTTGGAGACGCCGCCGTCGAGATTGGTCAGCCGCAGCGGCTCGCCACCTGTCGAGGGGATGACGTGAAGCTGCTGGCGACCGCGCTCCGGGCGATCGGAGGCGAACGCGATCATGCGGCCGTCTGGCGACCAGGAAGGCGAGGTGTTGTTGTTGTCGCTGCCAGTGATGGCGCGTGGCGGGGCGGAGCCATCGGACGGCACGACGAAGATCGTGCTGGTGCGCTCCGGCTTGCGATGGCCAACGGGCTCGACGCGGAACAGGACCTGGCTGCCGTCCGGCGACAGTTGGACGTCGAACGGGATGCGCAGGTCAACGGCCATCTCAGGGGTATACCGTGTCTTCATTAGCTCTCCATTCACCCAACTCGGCCATTTGCGATTCGCGGTCGTTTAATCGGCGCACGTCCCCAATAACATGCGCTGCGCAGGAGTTCGGACATTCATCCCTACAGTGAATCTTCGCGCTCGGCGGCCTGGAGCTCGTCAACGATGGTGCGCAGGTCACCGGCGCGAGCGTGCATCCGGACGACCGGCTCGCCTTCGTGATCGAAGAAGAGGACATCGACGTGGTCCCCGGCGTCAATGAGCTCCGAGCCGTTGTAGTCGATCTCTACCGTCAGCATCGGAACGGACCCTGACAGGTCGGCGTCGTTCTCGGCGGGCTTGGTGTTCGAAGCAGCGTAGCCCCAGTGGTCGACCAGATCGACCAGCGTGCTGCGCTCATTCGGCGACACGCCGAGATAGATCGACAGATCGATGCGGCTATCACTGATGTGCAGATAGAGGCCGTCCTGCGCGCGCTCGATGGCAACATCACCCGGGAACCAGACATCGTAGATGACAAGCGGACGGGGTGAGTCCTCGTCGTCGTCAGATTCGGATTCGCCATGCGGCCCGCCGATGATCTGCTGCATCAGCGAGTAGTGGGCCAGGCCGTAGAGATAGAGCGATTCGGCGAAGCGAGCGCGGAGGTCGGGATCGACTTCCTCGCCGAATGTATCCTCGATCAATCGTTCCAGCGCGCGCAACATGCGGTCGAACTCATCGACACCACGAAGCTCACGCTCGACGAAGGTGGCGGCGTACCCGTAGGCGGTCGCGATGTCCTCGTAGATCCGATCCACGGAATTCTCGGAGAGAAATTCGCGGATATCATCGAACAGATCGTCCTCGCCGCCGTGGTGACTCGACCGATCGCCATGTGCGGACATCGTGAGGCTCCTCGCTGCGCTCGTCGATCGCATGCAGCAGACCTCTGCCTGCCACTCGCGGCGTACCATACCAGAGGCCAGAAGGTCGCGGAAGACGGCCGGTCCTTCGGGGCCAGCACGAAGAGGAGCCGGATGAGTTGATCGACCAGAATGAAGCGCCGTTCTTCGACGCGCTGCGCGCGTTTGCGACGGGCAGCGGGGTGCCATTCTCGACCCCCGGGCACAAGCGCGGAATCGGCGCGCCACAGGGCATGCGCGATCTGCTGCCGGACGCACTGGGTTGCGACGTACCGCACGGTGGTGGAGTCGATACGACGCACCTGTCGTACGGGCTACTGAAGCGCGCTGAGGCGCTGGCGGCGGCCGCATACAGCGGTGACAGCGCGCGCTACCTGGTCAATGGCAGTACGACTGGTAACGTGGCGATGCTGATGAGCGTTGCCAACGACAGCGACACCGTGCTCGTCACGCGGATGCTGCATAAGTCGCTGATGACCGGCTTGATCCAGAGCGGCGCTCGACCGGTCTATCTCACGCCGGAGATCCATGCCGAGCGCAATCTTCCGATCGGCGTTGCGCCGTCGCAAGTTGCCGAGGCACTCGCGCGTCATGCCGACGCCAGGGCGGTCGTGCTGGCGAGTCCGTCATACGTTGGCATCTCCAGCGATCTCAGGTCGATAGCTGACATTTGCCACGCGGCAAACGTCCCGCTCCTCGTTGACGAAGCGTGGGGGCCGCATCTGCACTTTCATCCGGCCGTCGGGCCATCTGCGATGCAGGCAGGGGCGGATGCTGCGGTATCGAGCACGCACAAGATGCTGGCGGCGCTGACGCAGGGATCGACGCTCGTCGCCCGGCGGGAGCGGATCGACGTTGCGAGGCTGGATACCTTGGTCGACATGACCCAGACGACCAGCCCGTCAGCACTGATCTATGCCTCGCTCGATGCCAGTCGTCGGCAGATGGCGCTCGAAGGCGAGGCGTTGCTGAGCCGCGCCATACACCTGGCGACAGAGCTGCGCAGTAGCCTGACGCGGCTGCCGGGGCTGGCTGTGGTTAGCGACGACATTGTGAGCGCGTCGCCCGGCGCGCGACTCGACCCGACCCGGATCATGATCGATGTTCATCAACTGGGCTGGACCGGCTACGAGGCCGAGGAGTTTCTGCGCACCGAGCACGGCGTCTACGTCGAGATGAGCGACCTGCTGAGCGTCATGCTGCTGATCACAATCGGCGACAGTGAGGAGTCGATCGAGCGGGCGGCTGCAGGGCTCACCGCCATGGCGGCGCAACCGCGACCTGTCCGGCACGCTGCTGCTGCGCGCTCGCTGGGCGAGCTGCTGTACGGCGGTGAGGCGGTCACGACGCCGCGCGAGGCATTCACGCGGCCAAGCAGAGTCGTGTCGGTCGAGGCGTCGATAGGTGAGATCAGCGCCGAGGCGATCACGCCATACCCGCCGGGCGTGCCGATTGTCGCGCCTGGAGAGCGGATTCAGGCGGCGACCGTCGACTATCTGCGCATCGGGCTTCGCGAAGGCATGTATATCTCGGGCATGTCGGACCCAACCTGTGAGACGATACGCGTCATTGCCTGAGCCGTTCCGCAGATACTGGAGACCCCCTCACGAATGACGACGATTGACGCAGTGCTGTTCGACATGGATGGCGTCCTGATCGATTCCGAGCCGGTGCATTTCCGCATGACCGTAGAGACACTGGCGCACTTCGGTCTGCCGGTGCCGAGTGAGCAGGAGTACGACGAATTTCTGTTTGGCCGGCCGGATCGCGATGGATTCAGCGACTGGCTGCTCCGCAAACATCTGGACGCGCCGGTCGATGACCTGCTGATCGAGAAGCTGGCTCGCATGACGCGCGGCTTCGCTGAGCTGGTCGAGCCGTACCGTGATGGGCAGTGGCTGGCACGCGAGCTGGCCGGACATGGCCTGCCGCTGGCGATCGTCACCGGCGGACGGCGAGCGGAGGTCAATATGGTCATTGACCTGTTCGACCTCGGCGACGTCTTCACGGCGGCGATCAGCTCGGACGATGTGCCCGATGGCAAACCAGACCCGGGGCCGTTTCTCGCCGGTGCGGCTGCGCTGGGTGCCGACCCGGCAGCCTGCGTCGTCCTTGAGGACGCGCTGCCAGGACTGCGTGCCGCGCAGGCAGCCGGGATGTGGCCGATCGTGGTTGATCGGCGCGGTGATCCAGCGCGCTTTGCTCCAACTACGCCGGTCGAACGCCTCGATCAGCACGTGCTGGACATGATTCTGGAGCGCGCGAACCGGCGCTAACTGACGAACGCGACCGCTTCGATATCGACCGGCGCATCGTCCGCGACGAGCGTCTCCCACTGCCACTCGCCAGGCTCTGCGCGCAGCAGTCGTCCGCCGGAGCAGATCGCCCAGACGCTGTTGTCCGGCGCTTCGACGAACAGCTCGACCATGTCTCGCATGGGGGATTCCAGACCGCCCGACGCAGACTGCCACGAATCGCCGCCGTCGGATGACACGACGATCCGGCCTTCCCGTCCGACGTGCGGAGCCGGGCCGGCCAGCAGCAGGCTGGTATCGGCGCTGGGGATGAGCGTGGCGCGGGTGTAGTCGTTCTCGACCTTCTCCCAGGTCTGGCCGCCGTCACGCGAGCGCCCGACGCCGCCGAGCTTGTAGTCGCCGCGGTCCGTGTTGCTCTTCAGCGCCGCGTATCCGAGCGAGGCGAAGAGCAGTTGCGGATCGTCAGGGTGGCCGGTGATGTGGTGGATGTCGTCGTCCTGGACAACAGGTGCGATGCTCCACGATTCACCACCGTCCGGGCTATCGAGCAAGCCGCCAATTTCGACCGATGCGAGCAGGCGCTGCCCACCAGTCGGGGCAAAGACGTTGCGCAACGCTCCAGCGCGAGGAGAGTAGGGCAGGTACCACTCCTCAACCGGCGACAGTGCCGGGATGCCTTCGGCCTCCGCCCAGGTCTGGCCCCCGTCGTGGCTGCGATAGAGGCGGGCCGGTTCGGTGCCGGCCAGGATCGCCGAGGCATCCAGCGGGTCAGGCACGATCGTGCGGAAGGCGGACGAGGTCAGGCCGTCCGTGATCTGCTGCCAGGTCTGGCCATCATCTACGCTGCGATAGAGACCATTGCCATAGGTTCCGGCGAGGATGACCGAGCCATCGGCATAGATCGCCGAGACGCGTTCGCCAGGCAGGCCGACTTCAACAAGATTCGTGCCGTCCAGGCGGCAGACACCATTCGACGTGCCAACATAAATCTGCATGCGATCCTCCCTTGAATATGCTTGTATGACGATGGTACCGCGATTCAGGTAACGGGGATACCGCAGTCAGCCGAGGATCTGGCTGACTGCGGCGACGAACGCGCTGGTATCGGAGAGATTCTCCATCAGCACATCCGGGTTGTGATTCGCCAGCGCCGCGACGTCGAAGCGGCCAGTGGCGACGGCGACGA is part of the Thermomicrobiales bacterium genome and harbors:
- a CDS encoding aminotransferase class I/II-fold pyridoxal phosphate-dependent enzyme → MIDQNEAPFFDALRAFATGSGVPFSTPGHKRGIGAPQGMRDLLPDALGCDVPHGGGVDTTHLSYGLLKRAEALAAAAYSGDSARYLVNGSTTGNVAMLMSVANDSDTVLVTRMLHKSLMTGLIQSGARPVYLTPEIHAERNLPIGVAPSQVAEALARHADARAVVLASPSYVGISSDLRSIADICHAANVPLLVDEAWGPHLHFHPAVGPSAMQAGADAAVSSTHKMLAALTQGSTLVARRERIDVARLDTLVDMTQTTSPSALIYASLDASRRQMALEGEALLSRAIHLATELRSSLTRLPGLAVVSDDIVSASPGARLDPTRIMIDVHQLGWTGYEAEEFLRTEHGVYVEMSDLLSVMLLITIGDSEESIERAAAGLTAMAAQPRPVRHAAAARSLGELLYGGEAVTTPREAFTRPSRVVSVEASIGEISAEAITPYPPGVPIVAPGERIQAATVDYLRIGLREGMYISGMSDPTCETIRVIA
- a CDS encoding S9 family peptidase, which produces MKTRYTPEMAVDLRIPFDVQLSPDGSQVLFRVEPVGHRKPERTSTIFVVPSDGSAPPRAITGSDNNNTSPSWSPDGRMIAFASDRPERGRQQLHVIPSTGGEPLRLTNLDGGVSNVAFAPDGASIAFTARRKALAGEDDPRKEIRVASEVWRPHGIARVAPTGGPHTTIGPREGHVWGYAWSPDGQTIAAFISDTENLADSWDNVRLVVTNVDGSDERELLRLTGFPAPPIWSEDGRYLAAVGSVAENHDSRNVYIVEVATGDVTVLDDRGMSPNAVAFAGDDLVVHSVETQRTRVDRVDPGGEEWESVDLGAELSEAWVDMRGGWDVRAGRIAVAAAFADHPMNVYAGALGGAAKRLTDLNPQLRDVDLVGMEPLEWKSTDGTVVYGWLMLPPDHDASSGPLPLISVIHGGPSAQWGNWFHGTWHDWGQVLVPHGYAVFMPNPRGSTGRGGAFTGANRYDFGGGDFEDIMTGVDMLIERGVADPDRLGICGWSFGGFMTAWTVGHTDRFKAAIAGAACTNWVSKIGTTDIRPFNEWNLGAVNEDPDRPWERSPIRYARNATTPTLIVHGQADVRVPVTQGTEFYNALRAAGVDTEMVSYPRQGHAFERAFELDLLQRLVGWFERYLGPTQD
- a CDS encoding ABC transporter substrate-binding protein, which codes for MGDDLERVRSTLQNARQTRMSRRGFLGKSIIGAAGLTVLGGLLAACGGDDEETPAAATSTTAPESGAEPTSTEAAAEESPTEAPEATEATEEGSPEAEATEPGSPEAGGGTRIDGGDRLMGKDIEEPGQTGGTLIQADSLDIRTLNPILQNDVPSGNVISLILESMIETNPDSLEPTGNLAVSWEVNEDASEWTFYLRDGVTWHDGEPFTGQDVKMTYDLFMNPDSGSNQTSTLTSKIDTVELIDDFTVHFKLKLPVVDFPIDSGSFRILANHVWGDIEPSQVQQDPGSTGNDPSRVVGTGPFKFKEWITSDHVTLERNDDYWDGAPALDEFIYKIVPDTASAIQQLKTGEVDVYVGVEGSQVADFENTDVNIEVYPQLSFTFYGTNMDESITTKFVDAKVRQALMYALDRQAIVDNIYFGYGEVAIGTLPTASWAANPEGIEPDLRYDYDPDKANALLDEAGWMAGSDGVREKDGQRMSFDMYGISGNNIAVQSLQAMQEYWKAVGVEMTPQPEPFQQLVSRITETFDFEIFLVGFSWDATPDQSAMWACDSYKAGFNMVKYCNPEVDDLLKQAAAEPDKQKRIELYTEFQNKLLVDIPMGVTVFSQGITGVNKRVHNFFPSQQNTRFNAETWWVEQ
- a CDS encoding S9 family peptidase produces the protein MSRPYTPEMAVDLRVPSEIRLSPDGSHVLYRVEPIGHRTSARTSTIFVVPADGSGFPRALTGSNHNNTAATWSPDGSNVAFLSDRAQQGTQQLHVVPVGGGEPLGLTQIDGGVSSPTFAPDGRSIAFTARRKALAGEPDLPQEIRLESTLARPRGLAQVPVTGGPPEVIGPRDCHVWGFAWSPDGATIAALISDTDALADAWDNVRLVVCAVDGTGQRELLRLCSFPGTPLWSDDGRRIAVIGAQVSQRDATNVIVVDVASGAVTIIDDRDMTPNAALFVGDDLLVHSVEIQRTRIDRGVADSPEWEQLSLGPALADAWVEARAGWDVRNGMIAVAGAFPDHPANIYAGPLGGDLVCLTDLNPQIRGVDLSDMESIEWMASDGMVIHGWLMLPPGSDLNACYPLVAAIHGGPTWQWGNWFHGTWHDWGQILTAAGYAVFMPNPRGSTGRGRAFTGINRFDFGGGDFDDIMTGIDMLIERGVADPDRLGICGWSFGGFMAAWAIGHTDRFKASVAGAACTNWVSKIGTTDIRPYDEWDVGVVNADPDRPWFHSPLRYAGKGTTPTLVLHGQADVRVPVTQGTELYHSVKASGTDAEMASYPRQGHAFHERAFELDLLQRLVGWFDRYLDPDVETRDS
- a CDS encoding HAD family phosphatase; the protein is MTTIDAVLFDMDGVLIDSEPVHFRMTVETLAHFGLPVPSEQEYDEFLFGRPDRDGFSDWLLRKHLDAPVDDLLIEKLARMTRGFAELVEPYRDGQWLARELAGHGLPLAIVTGGRRAEVNMVIDLFDLGDVFTAAISSDDVPDGKPDPGPFLAGAAALGADPAACVVLEDALPGLRAAQAAGMWPIVVDRRGDPARFAPTTPVERLDQHVLDMILERANRR
- a CDS encoding M28 family peptidase, producing the protein MDPAWRDPATEAAILADISLDEPWALVEQFSTLTRLSGSDDEARAVDYITTRLTDWGIEHAVHHPTCLISLPGPATLRTIGPAGRSFTVKTPSFSPTTAGEEVEAELVYIPGSQAAGINELFSDQRTAAGQDLRGKIVMTEGLGIAARGFDLAGSGAVAALFINPGERIHEGITTTSWGSPDLTSTDRTPPVPILAINRPDGQALIDMLASGPVRVAFSNQTDTSWRQIPVVVAEIPGRNESDDFLLFHGHIDSWHVGVGDNATGDATLLELARVFSNHSDKLDRAIRVAWWSGHSHGRYAGSTWYAEEYAHDILQHCIAHVNCDSPGCRWASVYENVSWMSEAGDFAQSVIRDVTGLDSSGEGHVLRAGDCSFNNLGVTTYFMLSSTMPQDLVAEKGYYPVGGCGGNIAWHTEDDTLDVADRDNLLRDMRVYATAIVRTVNAPVLPFDYRATVDELRAAVSRYQDAAGHDIDLEPTQDALEALRDALDEMYEMFTTIGDDKDRRTAANDAQVDIARILVTLGYTQDGRFRQDPARAIATLPALASALQLPDADADARQVLLNELRRSQNAVVWELIQAVATVEQAIEWQEPHD